A window from Nocardioides mesophilus encodes these proteins:
- a CDS encoding aldo/keto reductase, which yields MTHHEHILTTRTLGTGEHALTVSAMGLGCMGMSEFYGTGDEQQGLDTIHRALDLGVSFLDTADMYGPFTNERLVGKAIADRRDEVQLATKFGNQRGEDGSRLGINGKPEYVRAACDASLQRLGVDHIDLYYQHRVDRTVPIEETVGAMAELVAAGKVRHLGLSEASAANIRKAHATHPITALQTEYSLFTRDLEDEILPTLRELGIGLVPYSPLGRGLLTGAITSGDSLEEGDSRRTAYFPRFHGEALQANLALVDAIRTVADRKGCTPGQLALAWVLAQGDDVVPIPGTKRVHYLEENVAAASVGLDAADLDELDRAVPRDAVAGARYGDMTSIDA from the coding sequence ATGACCCACCACGAGCACATCCTGACCACCCGCACGCTCGGGACCGGGGAGCACGCGCTCACGGTCTCGGCGATGGGCCTCGGCTGCATGGGAATGTCGGAGTTCTACGGCACCGGCGACGAGCAGCAGGGCCTCGACACCATCCACCGGGCGCTCGACCTCGGGGTGTCGTTCCTCGACACCGCCGACATGTACGGGCCGTTCACCAACGAGCGGCTGGTCGGCAAGGCCATCGCGGACCGTCGCGACGAGGTGCAGCTGGCCACCAAGTTCGGCAACCAGCGCGGCGAGGACGGCAGCCGGCTCGGCATCAACGGCAAGCCGGAGTACGTCCGTGCCGCCTGCGACGCCTCGCTGCAGCGCCTCGGCGTCGACCACATCGACCTCTACTACCAGCACCGGGTGGACCGCACCGTGCCGATCGAGGAGACGGTCGGCGCGATGGCCGAGCTGGTCGCCGCCGGCAAGGTCCGCCACCTGGGCCTCTCCGAGGCGTCCGCGGCGAACATCCGCAAGGCGCACGCCACCCACCCGATCACCGCCCTGCAGACCGAGTACTCGCTGTTCACCCGCGACCTCGAGGACGAGATCCTGCCGACGCTGCGCGAGCTGGGCATCGGGCTGGTCCCCTACTCCCCCCTCGGCCGCGGCCTGCTGACCGGGGCGATCACGAGCGGCGACTCGCTGGAGGAGGGCGACTCGCGTCGCACCGCCTACTTCCCGCGCTTCCACGGCGAGGCGCTGCAGGCGAACCTGGCGCTGGTCGACGCGATCCGCACCGTCGCGGACCGCAAGGGCTGCACCCCCGGGCAGCTCGCGCTGGCCTGGGTGCTGGCCCAGGGGGACGACGTGGTCCCGATCCCCGGAACGAAGCGGGTGCACTACCTGGAGGAGAACGTCGCCGCCGCCTCGGTGGGCCTCGACGCCGCCGACCTCGACGAGCTCGACCGGGCGGTGCCGCGCGACGCCGTGGCCGGTGCCCGCTACGGGGACATGACGAGCATCGACGCCTGA
- a CDS encoding MerR family transcriptional regulator: protein MTTLDAAPSPAAHPAPTYSIAETAARTGLTPHTLRYYERDGLMLHDVGRSVSGHRRYTAQDLHWIELINRLRSTGMPIREIRRYADLVRAGSGNETERLALLRGHRQQVLSQLTQVQEHLGAIDRKIGIYLDRLEQQELGG, encoded by the coding sequence GTGACCACCCTCGACGCCGCCCCGAGCCCCGCCGCGCACCCGGCTCCGACGTACTCCATCGCGGAGACCGCCGCCCGCACCGGCCTCACGCCGCACACGCTGCGCTACTACGAGCGCGACGGGCTGATGCTGCACGACGTCGGCCGATCGGTGAGCGGTCACCGCCGCTACACCGCCCAGGACCTGCACTGGATCGAGCTGATCAACCGGCTGCGCTCGACGGGCATGCCGATCCGGGAGATCCGCCGGTACGCCGACCTGGTCCGCGCCGGGAGCGGCAACGAGACGGAGCGGCTGGCGCTGCTGCGCGGCCACCGCCAGCAGGTGCTCTCCCAGCTCACGCAGGTCCAGGAGCACCTGGGAGCGATCGACCGCAAGATCGGCATCTACCTGGACCGGCTCGAGCAGCAGGAGCTCGGCGGCTGA